In Phenylobacterium hankyongense, the sequence CGAGGACGGTGTGGGCGTCATCACGCTCAGCGATCCCACCACGCTCAACGCGGCGGGCCTGGATCTCATGCGCGAGCTGGTCGCCGCCTTCGAGGGCTTCGTGGCCGACGACGCGGTGCGCGCCATCGTGCTCACCGGTGAAGGCCGGGGCTTCTGTTCCGGCGCGAACCTCTCTGGCGGCGGGGCGGGCGACCGCGGCGCCGCGGCCGGGCCGAACCAGGCGCTGCTGAAGACCTACAACCCGTTCGTCAGCGCGGTGCGCCGCTCGCCCAAGCCCCTGGTGGCCGCGGTGAACGGCGTGGCGGCGGGCGTCGGCGCGTCCCTGGCCCTGGTCTGCGACCTGATCGTCGCGGCGGAGAGCGCCTACTTCCTGCAGGCCTTCCGCCGCATCGGCCTGGTCCCGGACGGCGGCGCCACCTACCTGCTGCCGCGGCTGGTCGGCAAGGCACGCGCCATGGAGCTGACCCTGCTGGGCGAGAAGCTGCCGGCGGCGACAGCGCTGGAGTGGGGCCTGATCAACCGCTGCGTCCCCGACGCCGAGCTGATGCCGAAGGCGATGGAGTTGGCCCGGGCGCTGGCCGACGGGCCGAAGTCGCTGGGCTACACCCGCAACCTGATCTGGGAGTCGCTCGACGCCACCTGGCACGAGCAGATCGAGGCCGAGGCCTACAAGCAGGGCGACGCCGGCC encodes:
- a CDS encoding enoyl-CoA hydratase/isomerase — encoded protein: MDGAATATKVRTSAEDGVGVITLSDPTTLNAAGLDLMRELVAAFEGFVADDAVRAIVLTGEGRGFCSGANLSGGGAGDRGAAAGPNQALLKTYNPFVSAVRRSPKPLVAAVNGVAAGVGASLALVCDLIVAAESAYFLQAFRRIGLVPDGGATYLLPRLVGKARAMELTLLGEKLPAATALEWGLINRCVPDAELMPKAMELARALADGPKSLGYTRNLIWESLDATWHEQIEAEAYKQGDAGRTEDAREGVLAFIQKRVAQFKGR